In Juglans microcarpa x Juglans regia isolate MS1-56 chromosome 1S, Jm3101_v1.0, whole genome shotgun sequence, the genomic stretch CAGCACTCTGAAAGTAGCTGGTCCTGCTGCCATTAAAACTGAACCAGTTCGTGAGGGTAGTCAACAAGCCCTTGATACAGTGAAGGGGACATCACAGGTAGGCACATCACAAGTAGGCAAACAGGTCAATCAGGGTTTGAGTAATAATTCTTTTGCTGTTGCAATGCCTGCACAGATGTCTTTCCCTACAGTTGAACCTTCTTGTTCAACAGGGTTGACTATAGCCAGTGATGTAACAAACCATTTAGAACATTCTGATTTCACTGAAGGGAGCTATCTtaatggggaggtgctgcctcAGGAAGCATGTGAAAGTGCTATGCTGGTTGCTTCAGAAACAGTTGCTATCTCTGTGTGTCATAATGATAAAGAATCGAGTACTTCTGTGATGATAGCTAATGTAAGAGCTGAAGATGGAAATGCTGATGATCCTGAACAGTGCAGATTAAAACACATGAATGACCACCTCCCTGATATGCGTGGAGGTGAAGATTCTGCAAGTGATGAGGAGAAAATCAACATATCAGCTGATATATTAGAAGAAGATTCTTATAGTTCTGATTATGAGTCGGATGGTAACCATCATTTAGCAAGGGCTCTGGATACAGAAAAAGATTGTGAAGAAGACGATTACGAAGATGGTGAGGTCCGAGAACCTCTAGTGCATAATGTAGTAGAGGAGCCCATATGTGAGAAAGAAGTAATTGAACCTGTTGATCATGGTGACTCTGATGATAGAAAGATGGACATTGTGGGACAGTATGTTGATTGTGACCCCACTTCATCCCATGATGGAGATGGATTGAAGAGGCCAATTAGGGATATACAAAGAAACCCATTTGATCAATCAGGTGGTAAAGATTGCTTAAAGGAACAGGAGACAGAATTAACGTCTGAGCAAACCACTAAGGGAAACCAAGAAGCAGTTGCCACTGTTACTCAGGAGTTAGAggaggatgttaaaaaaattgacttgcTGGAAAATACTGATACGCGTTTGCCAAATATGGAAGCATCTGCAAATGGTGATGATGCAGCTAAGGATGCCAACGGTGGTGGTAATCGGAGCCGCATTATAAATTTGTCTCGAGCTTCTCATGCATCATCCCCTGGCAAAACAGGACCTATTTCTGCTAGGTCATTGCCAACACAAGCTGGGAGTGAAAGATTACCTGATGTAGCACTTGAGGGAGAAAAATTACATCCCCGAGGGAGGTAATGATTCTTTTACCCTTTTTTACTTGTTTATATAGCTTCTTTCTTGAGGGTATAGCTTTTTTCTTGAGGGCTAAGTAGTTGTATTAATATCTGATTTTCTTGCCTTTACTTTTGTTCAGAGATGAGTCATACATCGATGGTTCTGGCAAATTTTCACGAGAGAGGCACCAAGATCTCTCGCCCAGAAATTCTAGATTAAATTTTGGGCGTGGCAGAGGGAGGATTCCTAGTCGGTTAGATGCTTTACATGGTGATTGGGACTCAGACCGTGACTTCACTTCAGaattttataatgttccaaCAGAGTTTCGTGTCTCCAGACATAAATATGCATCTGCTGTCGCCAATGCTGACCTGgaatataatagttataataTTCCACCTGATGGTGCATTTTTTTGCACTGGTCGGGGAGGGAGGAAGCGTTTAAATGAGGAGAGAGCTATTTTTCGCCATATGCCCTCAAGAAGACGGTCTCCGGGAGGGAGAGATAGCCCTGCTGCACGTGGTGGTGGTCAAATGATTCGCAGAGTTCCTAGAAATGTGAGCCCAGGTAGATGTGTCGATGAAGATAGTTCTGAAGTGGTTGGACTGAGGCATAGCGAGAAGCTCATGAGAGTCTTTCATGATGATGCTATGGAACCCATGTTCACACGATCTCAACCTGCATATGAGGGAGTAGGTGGACATTTTGCCCGAGGTGGTAGGAACTTTTCTTCTGTTCAGAGAAGGGGTCTTCCCCGACTTCATTCAAAATCTCCAATAAGATCCAGATCTCGTTCTCCTGTCCCATGGCCATCTCCTAGGAGAAGATCCCAAGATGGTTTTGATGGACATCCAGAAATGACTCATCGAAGATCTCCAATATACCGGATGGAGAGGGTGAGATCTCCAGATCACCcttcttatcaaaaaagaaaaaagaagaggtcCCCAGATCACCCTTGTTTCCCTGCAGACCTGATGGCTAGAAGGCATGGCTCCCCGCCGTATTTGTCACGATCATCTAATGATTTGAGGGATTTGGATTCTGGACGCAACCATGGTCATCCAAGATCTGTAATTCCCAATAGGAGCCAATCTGGCCGGATTTTACTTAGAAACAGACGATTTGACGTTATGGATCCCGAGAAAGAACAGACAGTGATGAGTACTTTGGGGGGTCATGAATACCGGTAGACTGCATGAGCTTGGTGGTGATGCAAATGGTGATGAGAGAAGAAGGTTTGGTGAGAGACGTGGACCTGCTCGTTCATTTAGGCCTCCTTACAGTGATGCCGATGGTGAGGGTTTACAGCTTAATTCAGAGGATGGCCCTAGGCCTTTTAGGTTCTGTCCAGAAGACGAATTAGAGTTCCGTCAAAGAGGCAATTTAAGGGACAGGGAGTTTGACCGGAGAATTAAGTACCGGCCAGGAAATGCACCTAGAAGAACAAGAAGCATTGAAGAGCAGGAAGCAAATTACAGGCGAGGCGGGGGGCAGGTTTGGCATGATGATGGGTTTGATGAGATTTCCCGAGTGAAGAGAaaaagattttgattttgattttgattctcTGCTATGATTTTGTTCTCGGTAATTTACAGCCTTATCGGGGACATTTTACTAGCTCAAAGCACACAGGAAGGTTCTACTCTTTTTGCAGTTTTAGTGGATGTTTGGATGATGGGAGTTCTTGAAAATTTCATGAATACCAGTGCAAATTATTTGAGACAAGTTTTTATCAGAATCTCGCAAAAGAGGTGGAACCCAttgagaatatgattgaaaataTATGTTAAAGGATGGCCAAGTTTTTGACAGGAATTATACAGAGCatgtaataaataagttaaaaaattattttttcattttgtaaaaataaaaagagagagagaacaaccACCCGGCTAGTTACCTACGCCACTAGCGGGTGGTAAAGATTTAGGTTACGGATGTTTTCATaactattcttattttttatttagtgattataatttttttaaatttttatataaaataaaataaaaaatttaatttttttaaatttttaaataaaaattatattaaaaaaatattttttaataatattttatttaatttttatttcatcttatttatgaaattaaatgaaatttaagatgcatgttgagataaaaaattaaattattaaattatttattatattttatataaaattttataaaaattataataatgagataagagaatttctcaaaaactctcataactagtatattattgaatctCCGTTGACTGAGACGTTATTTTGACCAACAAGAACGGCATCTTTCTACATGCTATTATTCCTGCATTCATTCTAGCCATTTCTCCAGTTCTCTATGCAACTTATTCATGGGCCTGCCTTAAAAACCAGATCATTGAACCAAACCTTTTTATTCtggatttccattttttttattactatggATCTCGAAACTATTGGGATCTGTTTCGTAACTTCGTTAATACCAGATTAATCTTTCATTTATGAAacgattttaaaaataaataaatcaagtttttctatttcatttccAACTTTGAATTTCAAGATTTATGGTATGTATGTATGGTTATTATGCgtgtaaaatgataattttataatctagaTACTAGATAGCATCTTCCTTTCGATTAACATTGATAGGAAAAAATtaagctaaaaaaaataaaaataaaaaacaaagaggCTTTATTTCATGgcataaaattacttttagaaaaaatattcgaccaaagttcttaaaaaagaaaaaattgctgTGGAccgaatataaaaaaaaataaaatgaataattctttttattagcCAATATTTACTATCTACTCTgcactataaaataaaattactaggTGTAGAATGTGaaagtgaataattttttttttttttataaataatataaaggtgaataataattgatatataggatggttcaaacaaaatactggatcaaaattactaaaaattatatttacgtCATTGATTTTGTTTTCGTTTGTTTCCCCCCTCGTGCTTTCTCATTGATATAATTGAATTTTGGTTTGAACTAACCATAAAAATCAAATCGTAATACGTTTTGAGGATGATAAATTAGGAAGCAGAAACTTCAACAATCCCAAATAATAACCATATCCTTCCCCTTCCGCCAAACGACGTTTCCAAGTCCCATCACCTGTGCCCCCAAACACGACCCAACCTAGGCCCCGCCTGAACCACCTCTCTCCGAAATCTTCTTACTCCTATATCGGTTTGTTCACTCTATTCATCTCTAATCGTTTTCGTTTCTGAGTTTGATTATTCATTGACTTCTTTGTTTCCGGCCTTATAAACTTCATCTCGGTGCgtgcttattttttgttttgggggtTATACGTAATAATCCGGTCGTCCAATTTTACCTGAAATTTTCATCTGCATATCTTCATCTTTTGCTTAAGATCTCCCCAATGAATCCGTCCGCATTCGACTTCCGGGTGTTAATTCAAGCTCTTTGAAGGTCTGGATCGCTTCCGATTAATTTTGAGCCGATTAGGGTTTTGTAGTTACTTTATTCTGCGGGTTTGTGGTTGATTAAATTTTTAGTGAAAACTATGCGTTGGCTAATTCGATTCCTGTTGTGCTTAATCAGGATGTGGGTAAGATGATGAATCAAGGCGGTACTACTGAGCCCGTAGCTCCCGCGGAGACCTATTCGCTAGAGGTAATTTCGAGGCACTATTTCTTTCTATTAATCTGTGCTTGATAGTAgagttttaataaatgcttcattTGGGATTCGTTTCTTAGTGGATTGatttattatgaaaatctaATATGAAAATTCCTCTCCATGAGCTATATTAGTGGCTGAAAGCTAGTGAATCCATTTGAGAGCTTTTATGGCTTCTCAACATGCCTAGAAATGGCTGATGAGGAATACGTTTATCTGCTAGTATGATGGCCGGTCATAGGTCAGTAAATATTTGAAGTGGTACTATTTTGGGAGGTTTAATATTCAATGGATTATGTCAACACTAACAATCTTATTTCAACCTATTGAAAAAAATCATAGCCGCTGCTGGTTTATATTAGTAAGTGAGAATAAGAGCTTCTttatccaattccaataaattATTCTGAGAAATTCGCTGCTCCCTAATTTAACATAATTCCGTCAacataaatgtattttaaaagtcCCTGCTGCGCTATTTGTGCATTGTCagtaaaaatctcaaatttacaTTCCCATGCATTGGGCGTACATGCAATAAATTGTATGTTGTCAATTTGGAAAAGGAATTGTCTAGACTGATTTGGATGGCCTGCTCGGGGAAAGATTTTGCATTGATCTGCTACTATTGTATTTCTAGGTTCTTTTGTTGTATTCCATAGTTCTCTTTTCAGTGTCCCCATATCACTTAATATGGTCCAAGTTCCTTATTGAGTGCATTTCTCATGTTTATGTGCTTTATCGGTTGCGGCAAATGTGAACAGCTATTACATACATTGCATTCATTTCTTTCTCAGAATCAGCATGTAGTTGATGCAAGTCAAGGACAGACTTCTTCATATATTCCCCAAACGACTGGACCTGATGCCATATCATGGACCATTCCCCGGGCTGATCATAGCTCCACCCAGAATGGGATCCTTGCTAGCTCCACCGGCACTTACCAATATGATTATCACACAGAGCCACCCACTAGAAATGCTCAAGATGGCCTGAATGTAGCACCCCTGCCTTCTAGTTCATCGAGTTTGGGAACATCGAACGTATCTCAAGATTATAATGGATATGCATCATACCCTAACTCTACTGATCCATATGGTTATGGAAGCGCAGGATACCCGAATTACTATAATAGCtatcagcagcagcagcagcagtctAACCATTCCAGCTATCCGCAGCAGCAGCAGTCTAACCATTCCAGCTATCAGCAGCAGCAATCTAACCATTCCAGCTATCAGCAGCAGCAATCTAACCATTCCGGCTATCAGCAGCAGCAACAATCTAACCATTCCGGCTATCAGCAGCAGCAATCTAATCACTCCTACTCACAACCTGTAGGAGCATATCAAAATACAGGTGTTCCTTATCAGCCTCTTTCCTCATTTCAGAATACAGGGTCTTATGCTGGGCCTGCAAGTTATTCAAGCACTTACTACAATCCTGGTGATTATCAGACAGCTGGAGGTTACCCGAGTGGCAGTTACAGTAATCAGACTACCTCGTGGAGTGATggaaattatacaaattatactACCCATCAATATACAAACTACACTCCAGAATCAGCTGGTGCTTATAGCTCAAGTACTGCACCTGAACCCTCCTTACATTATCAACAGCAGTACAAGCAATGGGCAGATTATTACAGTCAAACAGAAGTCAGCTGTGCACCTGGCACAGAGAATATCTCTAGCACTAATAAGTCTCATGTTGCCTGTCCAATTCCTGGTGTTAGTGGTGGATATCAAACTTCAAATAGCCAAACACCACCTTCTTACACCCCATCTTGGAGGCCAGATTCTGGTTCATCTGCCTTTCCTTCAGTGCAGGTTTTAATTTCCTTCTACACAgacttatcattttttttaaaaattctctaCAGGGTTTAGAGGTCTCGATTTTGCCCTTTTCCTATTTGTGT encodes the following:
- the LOC121246332 gene encoding uncharacterized protein LOC121246332 isoform X2, which encodes MKKRRFPLFCSPSPPLAPTLIPAGSLKKEQSDSLSEEHSDSVQKEQSEYIAGVPIKKRKFPLFCSPAPPLEPTLIPALPLNKEQSDSLSEEHSGLLQKEQSNSPSKEHSDLLQKEQSDSPSKEHTDLLQKELSDSPSKEHSDLLYKEQSDLLRKEQSSLLQKDHSSPPQGSAMSNASVATSSSGISDTNKKPISEESKGNVDVFNVALAQSNPKCSRVEHEKASIRSHPDSLDKMGSENKLMVAEKSACPITVGKLNLQLAPDEALALNMGKEVHSKEKFEGKCKAEIPTVAGNTELTLGVKEHFFPALAVQNGDGRGQNQGTSEAGSLNLSLSKGSSSSQCSKNDVEFNNGVQQSANRANWDLNTTMDAWERFASDAASGQASIDGFNATDRVHDRKPLICTTGMIGIAASSEQHSHVESENRANLTLSSRLPGRQNKVVDSLQLGLSPSSLRSQVSQEPSSLSTKETFGRLFPSMSLPGSMASTGNLSTVSHRTVKSEPFDDSSKLDNLGTKAKNMGLLNNSRTLKHELVDGSLTKSSNISTLKVAGPAAIKTEPVREGSQQALDTVKGTSQVGTSQVGKQVNQGLSNNSFAVAMPAQMSFPTVEPSCSTGLTIASDVTNHLEHSDFTEGSYLNGEVLPQEACESAMLVASETVAISVCHNDKESSTSVMIANVRAEDGNADDPEQCRLKHMNDHLPDMRGGEDSASDEEKINISADILEEDSYSSDYESDGNHHLARALDTEKDCEEDDYEDGEVREPLVHNVVEEPICEKEVIEPVDHGDSDDRKMDIVGQYVDCDPTSSHDGDGLKRPIRDIQRNPFDQSGGKDCLKEQETELTSEQTTKGNQEAVATVTQELEEDVKKIDLLENTDTRLPNMEASANGDDAAKDANGGGNRSRIINLSRASHASSPGKTGPISARSLPTQAGSERLPDVALEGEKLHPRGRDESYIDGSGKFSRERHQDLSPRNSRLNFGRGRGRIPSRLDALHGDWDSDRDFTSEFYNVPTEFRVSRHKYASAVANADLEYNSYNIPPDGAFFCTGRGGRKRLNEERAIFRHMPSRRRSPGGRDSPAARGGGQMIRRVPRNVSPGRCVDEDSSEVVGLRHSEKLMRVFHDDAMEPMFTRSQPAYEGVGGHFARGGRNFSSVQRRGLPRLHSKSPIRSRSRSPVPWPSPRRRSQDGFDGHPEMTHRRSPIYRMERVRSPDHPSYQKRKKKRSPDHPCFPADLMARRHGSPPYLSRSSNDLRDLDSGRNHGHPRSVIPNRSQSGRILLRNRRFDVMDPEKEQTVMSTLGGHEYR
- the LOC121246332 gene encoding uncharacterized protein LOC121246332 isoform X1, which gives rise to MPVSGNEETGLKPISRQSSDYIAGVPMKKRRFPLFCSPSPPLAPTLIPAGSLKKEQSDSLSEEHSDSVQKEQSEYIAGVPIKKRKFPLFCSPAPPLEPTLIPALPLNKEQSDSLSEEHSGLLQKEQSNSPSKEHSDLLQKEQSDSPSKEHTDLLQKELSDSPSKEHSDLLYKEQSDLLRKEQSSLLQKDHSSPPQGSAMSNASVATSSSGISDTNKKPISEESKGNVDVFNVALAQSNPKCSRVEHEKASIRSHPDSLDKMGSENKLMVAEKSACPITVGKLNLQLAPDEALALNMGKEVHSKEKFEGKCKAEIPTVAGNTELTLGVKEHFFPALAVQNGDGRGQNQGTSEAGSLNLSLSKGSSSSQCSKNDVEFNNGVQQSANRANWDLNTTMDAWERFASDAASGQASIDGFNATDRVHDRKPLICTTGMIGIAASSEQHSHVESENRANLTLSSRLPGRQNKVVDSLQLGLSPSSLRSQVSQEPSSLSTKETFGRLFPSMSLPGSMASTGNLSTVSHRTVKSEPFDDSSKLDNLGTKAKNMGLLNNSRTLKHELVDGSLTKSSNISTLKVAGPAAIKTEPVREGSQQALDTVKGTSQVGTSQVGKQVNQGLSNNSFAVAMPAQMSFPTVEPSCSTGLTIASDVTNHLEHSDFTEGSYLNGEVLPQEACESAMLVASETVAISVCHNDKESSTSVMIANVRAEDGNADDPEQCRLKHMNDHLPDMRGGEDSASDEEKINISADILEEDSYSSDYESDGNHHLARALDTEKDCEEDDYEDGEVREPLVHNVVEEPICEKEVIEPVDHGDSDDRKMDIVGQYVDCDPTSSHDGDGLKRPIRDIQRNPFDQSGGKDCLKEQETELTSEQTTKGNQEAVATVTQELEEDVKKIDLLENTDTRLPNMEASANGDDAAKDANGGGNRSRIINLSRASHASSPGKTGPISARSLPTQAGSERLPDVALEGEKLHPRGRDESYIDGSGKFSRERHQDLSPRNSRLNFGRGRGRIPSRLDALHGDWDSDRDFTSEFYNVPTEFRVSRHKYASAVANADLEYNSYNIPPDGAFFCTGRGGRKRLNEERAIFRHMPSRRRSPGGRDSPAARGGGQMIRRVPRNVSPGRCVDEDSSEVVGLRHSEKLMRVFHDDAMEPMFTRSQPAYEGVGGHFARGGRNFSSVQRRGLPRLHSKSPIRSRSRSPVPWPSPRRRSQDGFDGHPEMTHRRSPIYRMERVRSPDHPSYQKRKKKRSPDHPCFPADLMARRHGSPPYLSRSSNDLRDLDSGRNHGHPRSVIPNRSQSGRILLRNRRFDVMDPEKEQTVMSTLGGHEYR